DNA sequence from the Malus sylvestris chromosome 10, drMalSylv7.2, whole genome shotgun sequence genome:
aaaaaaagtcaGTTAGTTGCATCACAAACTCTTATTAACTCAGTAATACCGACCCCGCGTCAAAAAAAAGTGTCCGCCGCAAAGAAGTTTCTTCGATTCAAGCCATAAATTCATCATAACTCAATGCGAATGACTAATTTGACCAATCtaaaattagtttttaaaaGGTTAAATGATTGAGTAgttattcaaatttaattttttttattggaataGTAACATTGAGGGATGATGACACTTAATACTACGATCTAGTGGAATAAAGATCGTAAGTTTGATACCCACCAAAAATGAATTAGAAGTACATTATGTGGTTTGTAAAAAGTCTTGGTATATATAATgtggaaaaaatagaagaaaaaaaaaaaaaaagaaacgcCATTCACGAGGGGTTAGTCATAGAGTTTTACCTTTTACCATGTTAGCAACGAAACCTCTCCACAATCCCAAACCATTTCCTCACTATCACAGACCAGTCCTAACTTCGACACAGCGCCACCACAAATGGCGGCAATAGCCACTGTCCCGCCGCCACAACCACCACAACAAGCAAACGTTCCCTTAGACTCCTTAACCCACATAGACATCAGCACACTCTctcaatcagagctccaagtcctctccctcttctcctcttcctcctcctcggCCTTCAACCCCTGCCGCACCCACGACCTCGTCGTCCCCAAAATTGACCGATCTGTCTTCAACGAGAGCGCCGGGTCCCGCCGCCAAACCTACTCTCGTCCCCGCCGTCAACAGTCTGATACATCCACTGCCGCCGCCGCCAAAGGCCACCGTCGTCGCGTTGCCGGCCTGCTCGCTACCCCTCCTAAGCTCACTCTGGTGCCACCGGATGACCCTGAACGCAACGAGAACCATGCGATCATCGCTCACCTCAAGAACTTCATTTCCCAGGACCCCAAATTCGACCAAATCGACTTCGAACCCAACCATACGGCATCATTTTCCAGGGAGCTTATCCCGAATGACGACATGAGGACCGGAATTGTTGGTTTTGAGGGGAGAGGTGAAATGGGGGTGAAGAAAAGGAAGCGAGGGAGGAAGCCCAAAGTGAAAGTCTTGGGTTTGGAGAATGAGGGCTATGCGGGTATGGGGATGGTGAATACGGAGGGCGCTGCAGTCGACATTTCGGGTTTGGGGAATGCAGAAGAGCCTTTTGGGGAGGAGTTGAGGCGGAGGACGGTGGGTTTGGAAACGGAGGAGGAGTTGTTGGGGTTTATGAGGGATTTGGGTGGGCAGTGGGGGAgtaggaggaagaagaggaagatagtGGATGCCAGTGAGTTCGGGGATGCCTTGCCAGTCGGTTGGAAGCTCTTGCTAGGGCTTAAGAGGAAGGAAGGACGTGCTTGGATATACTGCCGCCGATACATAAGGTTTTACTTGCTTTGTTTCTTCTTCAGTTCAGTCACTTGTATTAGGCTTGGCAACATTGAGTTCTACTAAGTTATTGTCTGATAGTTTTATATTCTATTGCTCGACATTGACCTTGCCATGACattttgttcttgtgcattGTTCCTGATAAAACTTATTCTTCTTTGTTGATCATGGTCTCCCGATTGTTAGAAATTTGTATGCATGTGTCGGTAGGGGTGCCCGCAattcaaagcttatttattttattttatcatacCCATGAGAATGCTTCTCTTGTATGGTAACATAGGTTATCTTAGCAGATCATCCTTGAGTAATGATGATCAAATTAGGATTCTGTGCCTGTTTTCACCCCTCATACAAAAGAACTACTGGAGATACAAACACAAGGGCGGTCACTCGTGTTAGCGTCTATGTTTTCGTGATTGGCTGTAGGGTTGGACAATAACATTGAATGATCTACCACAAAGCATTAATTTTGAATAGTTTGCTAAAGCCTGGAAATTACTTTGTTAATTTGATAGATACTGATAACCTAATAATTTGGTTGAAGTATGTCGCATGACTACCCTGATGCTTGATGTGGCAGTGTTAGAGAAAGCACAAATGTGTGTTGTATATTTTGAAAACCTGAACAAAATGCATTACTATttaattgaccaaaaaaaattcataacctGAACAAAATTTGTAACCAGTTAACTGATGCCTGGTGGTTATTTATAGTTTCATGTCAGTATTCCTTCTACTTCATATCCTGTATTTTGGAGTCACCTCTCTCTCTTGTGTTTCTCATCATTACGAGTTACTTGCACTTTCCAGCCCTACTGGAGAACAATTTCTGACCTGCAAGGAAGTTTCTTCATTTCTGCACTCCTTCACCGATCACAATAATGCACAACAGCTAGATAGTGGCCATGCGCGTGAGAATGTTCCGGAAGAGTGCGTAGTGGCTACTGAAAATGTAAGTTATATATTAGTGCAGCTGTGTGGTTTATTATACCTTGgatgatttttcaatttttctttgggGTGCAGCAGCATGCTGATAAGCATGGAGACCGTAGGCAAGATGTGAATTCCAGCTCTGCTTTAGTCATGTCTTCTATGTCTAATGAGCGTGAAAAGGAAGTTACCTTATTGGGAGTAGACAATCTTGCTGAGGTTCAGATACATGACCTTTTTGAATGTCACAAATGCAATTTGACTTTTAGTGAGAAGGATTCATATTTGCAGCATCTATTGTCCTTTCACCAAAGGACTACGAGGAAGTATAGACTTGGTTCTACTGTTGGTGATGGTGTGATAATTAAAGATGGGAAATATGAATGCCAGTTCTGCCATAAGGTATTTCTGGAAAGGCGTCGCTACAATGGTCATGTAGGGATTCATGTCCGAAATTATGTCAGGAGGGTGGAAGAATCGCCAGGTCCAACAACTCTTCAAAAGAGAATAGAGTCTCCAAACAGTGAAGGTTTGCCATCAAGGACTTCAAAAATGGATGCTCTGATTGAAATTGCTCAAAACTCTATCATGGAAACCTCAACTGCTGGGCCTAATGATCAATCCAAAGGTGATGCTGCACTTGATAAACCATACATGGGATGTAGTTCAGAAATTCATGCCTCCGATTCTCATCAAGAAATGAACATAGATTCACCTCTTAGTGAACAGGACCTGGACGCTCGCTTGTTTGACAGAATCGATTCAGATCAACATGATAGTGAGCATACAATAACTGATGGAAGTATGGAAGGAGCTGACGATCCTATGGAAGTTGAAGATATTAATGACTCTTGTATGAATACAGATGAGTTATCTGCTACAGAGAAAAACGGTAAACCATCTGAATGTTGTTTGGACAAAGATGGCTTGGCATCCACCTCTGACGAGTTAAACAAGTCGGGTACTAATCAGGATGGAACTACTTGCTGCAAGATAGATGCTTCTTCGAATGAGGAGTTTATTTGTGATGCTGTAGGGAATGAAATTTTGAATTGCACAAGTGCATTAGAGCATCCCAATTTCATTGATCACAGCACTAACAAGAATAGTGAACAAGCAGTTGACTTTGGTAGCAGCATTGAACAGGAACCATCTAAATCTAGTGATACTTTGATAGAATCTGTACTCCAAGCTTATGAAGGAAATGAACTGCAAATTGGGATTTCAGACTCCTCAATATCAGTGGTGAAATCAGTGGTCTGCTTTCCCACATCTACTGCAGTATCGGACGAGGTACTATCAAGCATTGCTGCCATATTTAGTTTCTTTCTGGTTTCTAGATATACTGATACACCAGAATCGTGTTCAAGGTTTTCTCCTTATAGTTAAGACCAAAGTTATTGCTGAAGAACTGACAAAAAAGAtatatcattttctttttcctcgATTTCAACCTTGATCCCTGCCCCAAATATAGCAAATAAGAAGTCTGGAATGTTGTAGGTGTTAAGCCAGCATTCTGTTTAGAGGTATTTGTCAAATTCCCCCTTGAACTTGTAACCCGCTGTCAATTTACCCCCTAAACTTTTATTTTAGCCATTactcgcgctaaagctagggcgtcacccgtaagtggcgcgctgtgtggcccgagcacagtgataagtgagcaagggtcgctgtatctccatcggcacccggatgcagtgttaaatgagcaagggggccatagaaacttcttttcgaacgactccactcaaagttgtttgggagcatatgctcctatcaactttacccgggacacacaaaagaagtactttgatcctattagacgggggagggtgaagaagctaggacagaagggtagagttcaagagagcaaaatgcgtttaggaacgtggaatataggaaccttaacgggaaaatctatggaagtagtggaagttatggtgaggagaaggataaatattatgtgcctacaagaaactaagtgggttggtagtaaggcaaaggatctagaaaactcagggtttaaactttggtattcgggcacaaatagaacgagaaacggtgttggcatcatcgtggacaagaccttggtacaagatgttgtagatgtcaagagggtaggagatagaatcatggtaatcaagattgtaataggacaagaacttatcaatgtgattagtgcgtatgcacctcaagtagggttggatacgagttcgaaagagaaattttgggaagatcttggaaacttggtgcaaggaattgctcagacggagaagttatttataggaggagatttaaatggacacgtgggcagggagacaggcaactatggaggttttcatggtggccatggttttggggagagaaacgaggatggggaagctatcttggattttgcaatggcatatgatctcttcttagccaacaccttctttaagaagagagaagaacatgtgatcacctacaagagtgggtcgtaaaaaacacaaatagattttcttaaaatgaggaaaggggatcgtataacttgtaaggattgcaaagttataccaggagagagcgtggctacatcgcttgttggtgatggatgtacatatcaaaagagtaagacaaaagaacaagacttggaagtgcccaaggactagatggtggaatctaaaagaagaaaaacaagcaattttcaaagagaaggtaatcacccaatgtgtgtgggatagagagggggaagctagccaaatgtgggattccatggctagttgtatccgaaaagtagcaaaagaggtattaggagagtccaagggctttgccccacaccaaaaggaatcttggtggtggaatgaggaggtacaaacaaaggtgaaggctaagaaggattgttgtaaagccttatacaaggagaggaccgatgaaaatggtgaaaggtatagaaaagcgaagcaagaggcgaagaaagctgtcagagaagctaagttagcggcttacgacgatatgtataaacgactagataccaaagaaggagagttggatatctataaactatctagagcaagggaaaagaagacaagggacctaaaccaagtgaggtgcatcaaggatgaggatggaaaggttcttgctacagagaacgcggttaaagacagatggagaggttattttcataatctcttcaatgaaggacatgaaatgagtgcttctttaggggagttgagtaactcagaagagtgtagaaactactctttttatcgtcgaatccggaagaaagaagtggttgtagctttgaagaagatgaagcataaaaaagcaataggcccagacgatataccaatcgaagtgtggaaacttttgggagagacaggtataacatggctcactgaccttttcaataggattttgaaaacgaagaagatgccaaatgagtggcgaacgagcactttggtgcctatctacaagaataagggcgacgtacaaaattgcatgaactataggggtattaagctaatgagtcatacaatgaagctctgggagagagtcattgagcatagattgaggcaagagacacgggtttcggacaaccaattcgggttcatgccagggcgctcaaccatggaggcaatctatctcttacgaagattgatggaaagatatagagatgggaaaaaggatttacacatggtctttatagatttggaaaaagcgtatgatagggtcccaagagacattctttggaggattttagagaagaaaggagtacgagtagcatatatccaagctataaaggatatgtatgaaggagcaaagactgccgtaagaactcatgaaggacaaaccgaaagctttcccataactgtaggattacatcaaggctcatccttaagtccttacctttttacgttggtaatggatgagttaacaggacatattcaagatgatattccttggtgtatgctgttcgcagacgatatagtgttaatagatgaaactcaggaaggggtaaatgcaaagcttaacctttggagagaagtgttggaatctaaaggtcttcgcctaagccgatcaaagacagaatatatggagtgcaagttcagtgcaaatggaggccaaaacgagttaggggtgaggatcggagatcaagaaataccaaagagcgaccgttttcgttacctaggatctatcttgcaaaagaacggagaattagatggagatctcaaccatagaatacaagctggatggatgaagtggaagagtgcatccggcgtgttatgtgaccgctgtatgccactgaagctcaagggaaaattttataggacggcaataaggccggcgatgctgtatggcacagaatgttgggcggtgaaacatcaacacgtacacaaaatgggtgtagcggagatgaggatgcttcgttggatgtgtgggcacacgagaaaggataagattaggaatgaggattttcggggtaaagtaggagtagccgaaattgaaggaaagatgagagaaaatcggttacggtggtttggacatgtgcaaagaaggcctactgacgctccgattagaagatgcgactatgggacagaggttcagggccgaaggggtagaggaagacctaggaaaactttggaagagactctaagaaaagacttagagtacttggatctaacgaaggacatgacacaggatcgagcacaatggcgttctaagattcatatagccgatcccactcagtgacttggattttccaagtctccaaccgagaagttttcctcactcggaaaattaagggaacactaccccaacctacatgctccactcagaaagcttcaacatacaagcttcaacaaaagaaaattcaaagaacttagcgaagaaggctttggtgtatttaacacaatacgttgaaatgaaggaaagcttatttattgatatccccgataagctacaaatatgtacatatacatgagtcaaaataaacacacaagagggagccttcacaaaggttgcttaggataagtctcagcagtcggtagagccccagaaagagaaagcaccggagggggatcatttggagcctcagtactggacagaaccctagaaggaggaggcatcagaggttgatcatttggagcttcattacgcggtacagccccagaagacgaaggcaataaatgcctttggaacaaacccacaaatctctgatgatcaagtaaaacctgaccatcagtttccttcatctggtcaagcttcctcttcatgtttgtagcatagtcatgtgcgagccggtgcaactgtttattctcatgcttgagccctctaatctcctgtttgagactcatcacttcagccgccaatgattcaacttggcgggttcgagcaaataggcgttgggccatattagacacagaacctgcacactgaacattgagagccagcgaatccttaacagctaactcatcagaccgtttggaaagtagtctgttatctttgggagtgagaaggttcctggccaccaccgtggcggtcatatcattcttcatcacggaatccccaacggtaagaggaccagtaggggagacgaaggatgggcgccatatgttgtctggagaaggcggggctgcctcttcaacaaggttcaagtcaaaacgacggtcggaggggccagacattttcaaaggtgttgaagagagaagaggtcggacaaatcaagatcttagaagtgcaagaatgaagcttctactggtggagattcaagtgtgctttggaacttaatgccagcccctataaaaatctgcactcgacggagcttcagaaatcgaagaggcccctgctcagaaatcgaagaggcgtttgctttctcaaaagctgggctgcttagagatcacgagggttgatctcagaaatcgaagaggcgtttgctttctcaaaagttgggctgctcaaagacctcgaaggctgatctcagaaatcgaagaggcgcttgctttctcaaaagctgggctccccagagaccacgagggccgatctcagaaatcgaagaggcacctacttttccagccttgtcagcacctgtcacacgcacactcagctttgcggaaattatgggcattatgtcgaagacttctggggaagtagaaaacacatgaatcttactgttcaatcacccacttcccacacgcaacaatagctcatgggtaccacagataactttgccaaagttctctgccaaagttgagcacgtgaagcttgcaactcccactacatcgctctgaccaagaagggtaaaagaatagcaaagaaacagcactaacaaagtttagacccataaattttgaaggtctagctaccatattattacccacaagggtaaaggaatagtaccactgctggataattggaaagtccctgtgtgtcaacctctgtgcttcgtggcaaggtagactagcaaacatgcccaacctttactcacattcgagaaaacactcccaataagattgcttgctccaaaatcgaagagacaccgtcctccgaatctcgagagccagactcccaacatgactaaaaggtcgtacccagtgcacaagactcccaacatgaatactttcttaaaaatcgaagagagggtaaaggaacagtaccattgctggataattggaaagtccctgtgtgtcaacctctgtgcttcgtggcaaggtagactagcaaacatgcccaacctttactcacattcgagaaaatactcccaacaagattgcttgctccaaaatcgaagaggcaccgccctccgaatctcgagagccagactcccaacatgattactttctcacaaatcgaagagacactgctccccgaatcttcgagagccagacccccagcatgattgctttctcaaaaatcgatgaggcatcgttctccgaatcaatcgaagaggcgctcgctttctcaaaagctgggctgcttagagaccacgagggccgatctcagaaatcgaagaggcacctacttttctagccttgtcagcacctgtcacacgcacactcagctttgcagaaattatgggcattctgtcgaagacttctggtgaagtagaaagcacatgaatcttactgttcaatcacccacttcccacacgcaacaatagctcatgggtaccacagataactttgccaaagttctctgccaaagttgagcacgtgaagcttgcaactcccactacatcgctctgaccaagaaaggtaaaagaatagcaaagaaacagcactaacaaagtttagacacataaattttgaaggtctagctaccatattattacccacaagggtaaaggaacagtaccactgctggataattggcaagtccctgtttgtcaacctatgtgcttcgtggcaaggtagactagcaaacatgcccaacctttactcacattcgagaaaacactcccaacaagattgcttgctccaaaatcgaagaga
Encoded proteins:
- the LOC126585699 gene encoding uncharacterized protein LOC126585699 isoform X1, producing MAAIATVPPPQPPQQANVPLDSLTHIDISTLSQSELQVLSLFSSSSSSAFNPCRTHDLVVPKIDRSVFNESAGSRRQTYSRPRRQQSDTSTAAAAKGHRRRVAGLLATPPKLTLVPPDDPERNENHAIIAHLKNFISQDPKFDQIDFEPNHTASFSRELIPNDDMRTGIVGFEGRGEMGVKKRKRGRKPKVKVLGLENEGYAGMGMVNTEGAAVDISGLGNAEEPFGEELRRRTVGLETEEELLGFMRDLGGQWGSRRKKRKIVDASEFGDALPVGWKLLLGLKRKEGRAWIYCRRYISPTGEQFLTCKEVSSFLHSFTDHNNAQQLDSGHARENVPEECVVATENQHADKHGDRRQDVNSSSALVMSSMSNEREKEVTLLGVDNLAEVQIHDLFECHKCNLTFSEKDSYLQHLLSFHQRTTRKYRLGSTVGDGVIIKDGKYECQFCHKVFLERRRYNGHVGIHVRNYVRRVEESPGPTTLQKRIESPNSEGLPSRTSKMDALIEIAQNSIMETSTAGPNDQSKGDAALDKPYMGCSSEIHASDSHQEMNIDSPLSEQDLDARLFDRIDSDQHDSEHTITDGSMEGADDPMEVEDINDSCMNTDELSATEKNGKPSECCLDKDGLASTSDELNKSGTNQDGTTCCKIDASSNEEFICDAVGNEILNCTSALEHPNFIDHSTNKNSEQAVDFGSSIEQEPSKSSDTLIESVLQAYEGNELQIGISDSSISVVKSVVCFPTSTAVSDEGDQHLSSVAHRHDDTGFEELGLDEIEPLKYGFPSGQESITLQELPMDLTNTAEMEKAFGSSVQFESEEVMLSMAGGRQITTACVWCGVEFNHEAVDSEIQPDSVGFMCPTCKTKISGQLNVLDDDMPVNANPF
- the LOC126585699 gene encoding uncharacterized protein LOC126585699 isoform X2, giving the protein MAAIATVPPPQPPQQANVPLDSLTHIDISTLSQSELQVLSLFSSSSSSAFNPCRTHDLVVPKIDRSVFNESAGSRRQTYSRPRRQQSDTSTAAAAKGHRRRVAGLLATPPKLTLVPPDDPERNENHAIIAHLKNFISQDPKFDQIDFEPNHTASFSRELIPNDDMRTGIVGFEGRGEMGVKKRKRGRKPKVKVLGLENEGYAGMGMVNTEGAAVDISGLGNAEEPFGEELRRRTVGLETEEELLGFMRDLGGQWGSRRKKRKIVDASEFGDALPVGWKLLLGLKRKEGRAWIYCRRYISPTGEQFLTCKEVSSFLHSFTDHNNAQQLDSGHARENVPEECVVATENHADKHGDRRQDVNSSSALVMSSMSNEREKEVTLLGVDNLAEVQIHDLFECHKCNLTFSEKDSYLQHLLSFHQRTTRKYRLGSTVGDGVIIKDGKYECQFCHKVFLERRRYNGHVGIHVRNYVRRVEESPGPTTLQKRIESPNSEGLPSRTSKMDALIEIAQNSIMETSTAGPNDQSKGDAALDKPYMGCSSEIHASDSHQEMNIDSPLSEQDLDARLFDRIDSDQHDSEHTITDGSMEGADDPMEVEDINDSCMNTDELSATEKNGKPSECCLDKDGLASTSDELNKSGTNQDGTTCCKIDASSNEEFICDAVGNEILNCTSALEHPNFIDHSTNKNSEQAVDFGSSIEQEPSKSSDTLIESVLQAYEGNELQIGISDSSISVVKSVVCFPTSTAVSDEGDQHLSSVAHRHDDTGFEELGLDEIEPLKYGFPSGQESITLQELPMDLTNTAEMEKAFGSSVQFESEEVMLSMAGGRQITTACVWCGVEFNHEAVDSEIQPDSVGFMCPTCKTKISGQLNVLDDDMPVNANPF